One window of Akkermansia biwaensis genomic DNA carries:
- a CDS encoding YdjY domain-containing protein yields the protein MSLKFLIPLITCAWGFSHAQDVSVAQETPAQQEQEETSPEVPLPDGKTVPKFEPLDDHRIKIGNVIVNHKERTVSFNAQVNMKEGILEYVCCMPNGKLHESLLVSEADPLHISLGMTLLKFRRFEKFFPVRDENFEWLPFTEPKPADYADAYVQIVMTYTQDGKEQKSDFSDLIVNSQTHKGIDPKDWLYTNSFFYEGAYQASLSGEIISIFASRTSPINYIGDFHDGVNDTGWIVSPRKNLPVGTNVTVTISQKTVQPKQ from the coding sequence ATGTCTCTCAAATTCCTTATACCCCTCATCACCTGCGCCTGGGGCTTCTCCCATGCCCAGGACGTCTCCGTTGCCCAGGAAACCCCGGCACAGCAGGAACAGGAGGAAACCTCCCCGGAAGTTCCCCTGCCGGACGGCAAGACGGTACCCAAATTCGAACCGCTGGACGACCACCGCATCAAGATAGGCAACGTCATCGTCAACCACAAGGAGCGCACCGTCAGCTTCAATGCCCAGGTCAACATGAAAGAGGGCATTCTGGAATACGTCTGCTGCATGCCTAACGGCAAGCTTCACGAATCCCTGCTGGTGTCCGAGGCGGACCCGCTTCACATCAGCCTGGGGATGACCCTGCTCAAATTCCGCCGTTTTGAAAAATTCTTCCCCGTTCGGGATGAAAACTTTGAATGGCTCCCCTTCACGGAACCCAAACCGGCCGACTATGCGGACGCCTACGTCCAGATCGTCATGACCTACACGCAGGACGGCAAGGAACAGAAAAGCGACTTTTCCGACCTCATCGTCAACTCGCAGACCCACAAGGGGATTGATCCCAAGGACTGGCTCTACACCAACTCCTTCTTTTACGAAGGGGCCTACCAGGCCAGCCTGAGCGGGGAAATCATCTCCATCTTTGCCAGCCGCACCTCCCCCATCAACTACATCGGAGACTTTCACGACGGCGTCAATGACACGGGCTGGATCGTCAGTCCCCGGAAAAACCTGCCCGTCGGCACCAACGTCACCGTCACCATCTCTCAAAAAACGGTCCAACC
- a CDS encoding KpsF/GutQ family sugar-phosphate isomerase, translating into MNHLTRARSVFEMEIEELRGVLSRLDENFNKAVDLMSRALDRGNKIVIAGVGKSGNVGAKIVATLNSTGTPTVMLDSLNALHGDLGIVQDGDVCIAMSFSGETTELLTLLPFIKRFELPVISMTGNIHSSLAKYSDVVLDTGVSREACPLNLAPTSSTTAMLVMGDALAMALVEARHFTAKDFAKRHPGGSLGRALLTRVSDIMRQGDEMAILPETATVNDCLKAMTTAHTGACILLTADGKLAGIFTHGDFVRAYGANPLIGQQPVGGLMTRNPIYVMEDDLAAEAVKAVSNRHIDDLVVLNKDMAPVGIIDLQDLARMKLV; encoded by the coding sequence ATGAACCATTTAACACGCGCCAGATCCGTTTTTGAAATGGAGATTGAAGAACTGCGTGGCGTCCTGTCCCGGCTGGATGAAAACTTCAACAAGGCCGTGGACCTCATGTCCCGGGCCCTGGACCGCGGCAACAAGATCGTCATCGCCGGCGTCGGAAAATCCGGCAACGTCGGGGCCAAAATCGTAGCCACCCTGAACTCCACGGGCACGCCCACCGTCATGCTGGACTCCCTGAACGCCCTGCACGGGGACCTGGGCATCGTCCAGGACGGAGACGTCTGCATCGCCATGTCCTTCTCCGGGGAAACCACGGAACTCCTGACCCTCCTTCCCTTCATCAAGCGCTTTGAACTTCCCGTCATCTCCATGACGGGGAACATCCATTCTTCTCTGGCCAAATACTCGGACGTCGTCCTGGACACGGGAGTTTCCCGCGAGGCCTGCCCGCTGAACCTGGCCCCCACGTCCAGCACCACGGCCATGCTCGTCATGGGGGACGCCCTCGCCATGGCCCTGGTGGAAGCGCGCCACTTCACCGCAAAAGACTTTGCCAAACGCCACCCGGGCGGCTCCCTGGGCCGCGCCCTCCTTACCAGGGTGAGCGACATCATGCGCCAGGGGGATGAAATGGCCATTCTGCCGGAAACGGCCACCGTCAACGACTGCCTGAAAGCAATGACCACCGCCCACACGGGAGCTTGCATCCTGCTCACGGCGGACGGCAAACTGGCCGGCATCTTCACCCACGGCGACTTCGTCAGGGCGTACGGCGCCAACCCTCTCATCGGCCAGCAGCCCGTCGGCGGCCTCATGACCCGCAACCCCATCTACGTGATGGAAGATGACCTGGCGGCGGAAGCCGTGAAAGCCGTCAGCAACCGCCACATTGACGACCTGGTGGTACTCAACAAGGACATGGCGCCCGTCGGCATCATCGACCTCCAGGACCTGGCACGGATGAAGCTGGTCTAA
- a CDS encoding HesA/MoeB/ThiF family protein, with amino-acid sequence MPLTQEETERYARHLSLPELGEEGQQKLKRAHIALVGLGGLGSPAALYLAAAGVGRLTLIDPDAVTLSNLQRQILHATDSAGTAKTDSASCRLKALNPAVEITTATERLTPDNALALLEKCDLAVDASDNYAARFALADACAALRIPLVHGAVKGFIGQATVFAPHEGTACYRCLFPEETPMQEEDTASAAGILGAHAGIIGCIQALEALKALAGIPSPLRGGLLSADTLRMRFTVIPLHPSPTCKCRNGGGGGAAMKN; translated from the coding sequence ATGCCCCTCACCCAGGAAGAAACGGAACGCTACGCAAGGCATCTTTCCCTGCCGGAACTGGGCGAGGAAGGGCAGCAAAAACTCAAACGGGCGCACATCGCCCTGGTGGGCCTCGGGGGGCTTGGTTCCCCCGCGGCCCTTTATCTTGCCGCCGCCGGAGTGGGCAGGCTCACCCTCATTGATCCGGACGCGGTCACCCTCTCCAATCTCCAGCGCCAGATCCTGCACGCCACGGACTCCGCCGGAACCGCCAAGACGGACAGCGCGTCCTGCCGCCTGAAAGCCCTGAACCCCGCCGTGGAAATCACCACGGCCACGGAACGCCTCACGCCGGACAATGCCCTGGCCCTGCTGGAAAAATGCGACCTGGCCGTGGACGCTTCAGATAACTACGCGGCACGCTTTGCCCTGGCGGACGCCTGTGCCGCCCTCCGCATCCCGCTGGTGCACGGCGCCGTGAAAGGCTTCATCGGCCAGGCGACCGTGTTCGCCCCCCACGAAGGCACGGCTTGCTACCGCTGCCTCTTTCCGGAGGAAACGCCCATGCAGGAGGAAGACACCGCCTCCGCGGCGGGCATCCTGGGCGCGCATGCGGGAATCATCGGGTGCATCCAGGCGCTGGAAGCCCTGAAAGCCCTTGCCGGCATCCCCTCTCCGCTCAGGGGAGGGCTGCTCTCCGCGGACACCCTGCGCATGCGCTTCACGGTCATTCCCCTGCATCCCAGCCCCACCTGCAAATGCAGGAACGGAGGGGGAGGAGGAGCCGCAATGAAAAATTGA
- a CDS encoding HdeD family acid-resistance protein, with protein MTTQPQVNSTSVSGGSWWMGILGVIELFLGFIALASPWLVGASFIWVIGIMLMVLAVIRLVQVFTVPASRGWNLVMAILYAIVGWFLFRDPNISLAITTLIIGWGLVIAAVFQGALWLQTRSLPASGWRLFNVIITLILGLMVIFGWPESSAWFIGTLVAVELIFSGWTLLLYAFSGRSGRLRESL; from the coding sequence ATGACAACTCAACCTCAAGTCAACAGCACCTCGGTGTCCGGCGGTTCATGGTGGATGGGCATCCTTGGCGTCATTGAGCTATTTCTTGGATTTATTGCTCTGGCGTCCCCTTGGCTCGTAGGAGCCAGCTTCATCTGGGTCATCGGCATCATGCTGATGGTACTGGCCGTCATCCGGCTGGTGCAGGTATTTACCGTTCCGGCCTCCAGAGGGTGGAACCTGGTGATGGCCATCCTGTACGCCATCGTCGGCTGGTTCCTGTTCCGTGACCCGAACATCTCCCTGGCCATCACCACGCTCATCATCGGATGGGGCCTGGTCATCGCGGCCGTCTTCCAGGGCGCCTTATGGCTCCAGACCCGCTCCCTTCCCGCCAGCGGATGGCGCCTGTTCAATGTAATCATTACGCTGATTCTTGGCCTCATGGTCATCTTCGGCTGGCCGGAATCCTCCGCCTGGTTCATCGGCACGCTGGTTGCAGTGGAACTCATCTTCTCCGGATGGACGCTGCTCCTGTACGCCTTCAGCGGCCGCTCCGGCCGTCTCCGCGAATCACTTTAA
- a CDS encoding alpha/beta hydrolase: MELFTEADHLAEARYRKLLREQPGFAWRRFSDGEELMAYVFFPPGHEASSSVPSVLFFHGGMWVGKSLGDFVPWALHLAQQGIAGIIPMFRTRGAYEVEPLDILEEAREAWAWVYENASLLGLDPARITVAGSDAGGLMALHAALPDQPARWSLFRKKAPLPPGPAAVALFRGVCDLSADSVFKLTDTMTPEQRDSLNPLKRLQKGLPPLFASHGGRDRLLPWRTSERLAELWMKKRNKARFELLDVADHTFYHFNVNAAYFEQLLNSWSSFMVEQGLWEYNEGMDAGLLG, translated from the coding sequence ATGGAATTGTTCACGGAAGCCGATCATCTGGCGGAAGCCCGCTACAGGAAACTGTTGCGGGAGCAGCCCGGCTTTGCATGGAGGCGCTTTTCCGACGGAGAGGAACTGATGGCCTACGTGTTTTTTCCTCCGGGCCATGAGGCGTCTTCTTCCGTTCCCTCCGTCCTGTTTTTTCATGGCGGCATGTGGGTGGGCAAGAGCCTGGGGGATTTTGTGCCGTGGGCTCTTCATCTGGCGCAGCAGGGCATTGCGGGCATTATTCCGATGTTTCGCACACGCGGCGCATATGAAGTGGAGCCGCTGGATATTCTGGAAGAAGCGCGCGAGGCCTGGGCCTGGGTGTATGAGAATGCCTCCCTGCTGGGGCTGGACCCGGCCCGCATTACCGTAGCGGGCAGCGACGCCGGTGGGCTGATGGCCCTGCATGCGGCGCTGCCGGACCAGCCCGCCCGCTGGTCCCTTTTCCGTAAAAAAGCTCCTTTGCCACCCGGACCTGCGGCGGTGGCCCTGTTCCGCGGCGTATGCGACCTTTCCGCGGATTCCGTGTTCAAGCTGACGGACACGATGACTCCGGAACAAAGGGATTCCCTGAATCCGCTGAAGCGTCTGCAAAAGGGGCTTCCCCCCTTGTTCGCCAGTCATGGGGGACGGGACAGGTTGCTGCCGTGGCGGACTAGCGAACGCCTGGCGGAATTGTGGATGAAGAAGAGGAATAAGGCCAGGTTCGAGCTGCTGGATGTGGCCGACCACACGTTTTACCATTTTAATGTGAATGCCGCGTATTTTGAGCAGCTTCTCAACAGTTGGAGCTCTTTCATGGTGGAGCAGGGCCTGTGGGAGTATAACGAGGGGATGGATGCGGGCCTGCTGGGCTGA
- a CDS encoding Sip1-related alpha-galactosidase, which produces MMTTARLIMPLLMALTAWTAVAQPQTSLLRPVPGKTALPLSVPPYQSFCWFAADRGRWPGDGNRVLPWFGKTDPGKLVNSKPNPTVAKPGVHAMFALFHLKNGRYMAVLPVAEPDSLAWLNIDGKGNFMVEYGTLGKNLAKPQSVLAVIAVDDNIYSTCSAVWEKALSLPFVKGRTLPREKKAYPEPFKYLGWCSWEQYKKNITSALLEKTARHLEESPVPVRWLLVDDGFQVQEGLKLISFQPRQDKFPEGWKPLMKHKSAKLKWMGLWHCYYGLWKGIHPEHRLGPQVARGLVSTPKGNILPGDGPGGAGAFYKPFLQSVRDAGFDFVKIDVQAEYLKQADGLDNPVHHNTKCSEALEKACRQTGLELINCMAQGTVNIQNTRHSAVTRCSIDYKMGDEAMGKSHLLQSYANTLWLGQTAWPDHDMFHSTDPSSARLMAISKAVSGGPVYLSDPADKLNPEHIMPLVWSDGLLLRPLAPAVPLPDSVFLDALNENRLYRVIAPLPGQSAAVVLYNLKHPSPETAVRGKISLNDYRYAAALLKGKQALNYYGTPVEGIAAYSAEGGRALTASRPELDVEITGFQDRLFILAPIVGGWAVIGRGDKFLSPCAVEGSPEYAETSLRFRIRESGPVVIWHGKGPVKAGGTPVKNLGNGFYELQFPVSSRPLDVTVTAE; this is translated from the coding sequence ATGATGACAACCGCACGCCTGATCATGCCATTGCTGATGGCACTCACTGCCTGGACGGCCGTTGCCCAGCCGCAAACCTCCCTGCTGCGTCCCGTACCGGGAAAAACCGCACTCCCCCTTTCCGTACCGCCCTACCAATCCTTCTGCTGGTTTGCGGCGGACCGGGGCCGATGGCCCGGCGACGGCAACCGCGTGCTGCCCTGGTTTGGCAAAACGGACCCCGGAAAACTGGTGAACAGCAAGCCGAATCCCACCGTCGCGAAGCCGGGCGTGCACGCCATGTTTGCCTTGTTCCATCTCAAGAACGGCCGGTACATGGCCGTTCTCCCCGTCGCCGAACCGGATTCCCTGGCCTGGCTGAACATTGACGGAAAGGGAAACTTCATGGTGGAATACGGCACCCTGGGGAAGAACCTTGCCAAGCCCCAGTCCGTCCTTGCCGTGATAGCCGTGGACGACAATATTTACAGCACCTGCTCCGCCGTGTGGGAAAAAGCCCTGTCCCTCCCCTTCGTGAAAGGCAGAACCCTTCCCCGTGAAAAAAAGGCCTATCCGGAACCCTTCAAATATCTTGGCTGGTGCAGTTGGGAACAATACAAGAAAAACATCACCTCCGCCCTTCTTGAAAAAACGGCGCGCCATCTGGAAGAATCCCCCGTGCCCGTCCGGTGGCTGCTGGTGGACGACGGCTTCCAGGTCCAGGAAGGGCTCAAACTGATCAGCTTCCAGCCCAGGCAGGACAAATTCCCGGAGGGCTGGAAGCCCCTCATGAAGCACAAAAGCGCCAAACTGAAATGGATGGGCCTGTGGCACTGCTATTACGGCCTTTGGAAGGGCATCCACCCCGAACACCGCCTCGGCCCCCAAGTCGCGCGCGGGCTGGTCTCCACCCCCAAGGGCAACATCCTGCCCGGCGACGGTCCCGGCGGAGCCGGGGCGTTTTACAAGCCCTTCCTCCAGTCAGTCAGGGACGCCGGGTTCGACTTCGTGAAAATCGACGTCCAGGCGGAATATCTGAAACAGGCGGACGGCCTGGATAATCCGGTCCACCACAACACCAAATGCTCCGAGGCGCTGGAAAAGGCATGCCGCCAGACAGGCCTGGAGCTGATCAACTGCATGGCCCAGGGAACCGTCAACATTCAGAACACGCGGCACAGCGCCGTCACCCGGTGCAGCATCGACTACAAAATGGGAGACGAGGCCATGGGCAAATCCCACCTTCTCCAGTCCTACGCCAACACGCTGTGGCTGGGGCAGACCGCATGGCCGGACCACGACATGTTCCACTCCACGGACCCCTCCAGCGCCCGCCTGATGGCCATCTCCAAAGCCGTATCCGGCGGCCCCGTCTATCTCTCGGACCCGGCGGACAAACTCAACCCGGAACATATCATGCCCCTCGTCTGGTCGGACGGACTGCTGCTCCGTCCCCTGGCTCCCGCCGTGCCCCTGCCGGACTCCGTCTTTCTGGACGCCCTGAATGAAAACCGCCTTTACCGGGTTATCGCCCCGTTGCCCGGCCAAAGCGCCGCAGTGGTCCTGTACAATCTGAAACACCCCTCCCCGGAAACGGCCGTTCGCGGAAAAATCTCCCTGAACGACTACCGTTACGCCGCCGCCCTGCTGAAAGGAAAGCAGGCGCTAAACTACTACGGGACACCCGTGGAAGGCATCGCCGCCTATTCGGCGGAAGGGGGACGCGCCCTCACGGCATCCCGGCCGGAGCTGGACGTGGAGATCACGGGCTTCCAGGACCGCCTGTTCATCCTGGCTCCCATTGTCGGCGGCTGGGCCGTCATCGGCAGAGGGGACAAATTCCTCTCCCCCTGTGCCGTCGAAGGCAGCCCGGAATATGCGGAAACCTCTCTTCGCTTCCGCATCAGGGAATCGGGACCGGTCGTCATCTGGCATGGAAAAGGCCCGGTCAAGGCAGGCGGCACGCCCGTTAAAAATCTGGGGAACGGATTCTATGAACTTCAATTCCCCGTCTCCTCCCGGCCCTTGGACGTCACGGTAACGGCGGAATGA
- a CDS encoding acyltransferase family protein, protein MNHLSSTSERLPRLASLDALRGLDMLVILGLDALILLLASRAPGNGPLNTAAIQMTHAGWQGLRLYDLVFPVFVFIAGVSMSFSLSRHADEKTGPGPGLLKIWKRASLLVLLGMLVNGPLTWTEDMRYASVLGLIGLSCAMGGTCVLLLRRRKAITAAAGGILALVALLQFSGGDFTPSGSVNSWLDAHMLPGSLHGGTFDPEGPLCIISAAALCLGGWLAGSFLQDGRVPPVRRVLLMLAAGACLFGTAWGLDGIYPIIKKMWTGTFVLAAAGVSLMLLALFHLLIDVWKFRLWTFPLRIIGLNALAAYLIYQLLNIHSLNQRIFSGAADLFPPFQPVFLAVTLLLLQWLILFFFYKRSIFIRL, encoded by the coding sequence CATCCTGGGACTGGACGCGCTTATCCTGCTGCTGGCTTCCAGGGCGCCGGGAAACGGACCGCTCAACACCGCCGCCATCCAGATGACTCATGCCGGCTGGCAGGGACTGCGTCTGTATGACCTCGTCTTCCCCGTCTTCGTCTTCATTGCGGGCGTTTCCATGTCTTTCTCACTGTCACGGCATGCGGATGAAAAAACCGGACCGGGGCCGGGCCTGCTCAAAATCTGGAAGAGGGCATCTCTCCTGGTCCTCCTGGGAATGCTTGTCAACGGCCCCCTTACCTGGACGGAAGACATGAGGTATGCGTCCGTGCTGGGGCTCATCGGCCTTTCCTGCGCCATGGGGGGCACTTGCGTGCTCCTGCTCAGGCGCCGGAAAGCCATAACCGCCGCGGCAGGCGGCATTCTGGCCCTGGTCGCCCTGCTCCAATTCTCCGGAGGGGACTTCACTCCTTCCGGCTCCGTCAATTCATGGCTGGACGCGCACATGCTCCCGGGGAGCCTGCACGGCGGGACATTTGATCCGGAAGGCCCCCTCTGCATTATCTCCGCAGCCGCCCTGTGCCTGGGAGGCTGGCTGGCCGGAAGCTTCCTGCAGGACGGGCGCGTGCCGCCAGTCCGCCGCGTCCTGCTGATGCTGGCCGCGGGAGCATGCCTGTTCGGAACGGCGTGGGGGCTGGACGGCATCTACCCCATCATCAAGAAAATGTGGACCGGCACATTCGTGCTGGCCGCGGCAGGCGTCTCCCTGATGTTGCTGGCATTGTTCCATCTGCTCATAGACGTCTGGAAGTTCCGCCTATGGACGTTCCCCCTCCGTATCATCGGCCTGAACGCGCTGGCGGCCTACCTGATTTACCAGCTTCTCAACATCCACTCCCTCAATCAGCGCATCTTCAGCGGGGCGGCAGACCTGTTTCCGCCCTTCCAGCCCGTTTTTCTGGCCGTCACCCTGCTCCTGCTGCAATGGCTGATTCTTTTTTTCTTTTACAAACGCAGTATTTTTATCAGACTGTAG